Below is a window of Dietzia timorensis DNA.
TCATCAAGGGTGTGCAACGCGTCGGCATACCCGTCGAGCAATTCGTCGGCAATTGATAGTTGAGCGGTCGTCGCGTCGGCATGCATGCACCGATTATGCACGGCGCAGTGCACATCGGCGCGTCGCAAATCCGGAACACACGATCATGACGTCGGGCGTTCTCAAAAAGCCGAACGCCTCTTAGCGAATCCCCAGGGAGAGGCAGTAGTCGCCTGTGGTCGGGCTGATCCTCGGGCGTTCTTACGCTTCGACATTCCGGCCAGGTCAGCGCTGTGAAAACGGGAGACGACTCGTCGAAGTGAAGACTGAGTGATGAAGGGGTCGGTACTTCCCGGAACGAAAATTGCCCCTTCGAAATTAATGAGACCCAGGTAATCGTAAGGTTCTATAAAGCTCAATCGTTCGATGACGGAATCGGTCGCGACCAAGGCCCTCACGTCACCAACAGCCTTCTGGTTACGCAAGCGTTCTATCCAGCGGGCAGCGGCACGGATTTGATGCGTCGAGCACGACTCGCCCGGGGGCGCAACGGCTCTTGGCCGCTCAAGGAGAAATGAAGAGATGTCACCCAACGACAAGACAACGCACTTGCTGCGGGCCTACCAGAAGTCGGCCGATCGAAAACCGGGAGAATCTAGTCCGCATCTGGACAAGCTCGTATTCGGCATAGCGGCCGCCGCGCCGTCAACGGCGTCGCCGGTAAGGCCATCAACATCCTCGCAATCATCGCCACACTCTTCGGCTCGGCATGTTCACTGGGACTCGGCGCCTTGCAGATCGGTGGCGGCATCGTCGCCGGCGGGTTCGCAGAGAACGTCGGCTCGAGTCTGCTCATTCTCATCATCGCGGTGCTCACCGCGTGCTTTGTCGCGTCCGCCGTTTCGGGCATCGAGCGCGGCATCCAGTGGCTGTCGAACATCAACATGGTGCTGGCCGTGTTGCTCGCGGTGCTCGTCTTCGTCGGCGGACCTACGCTGTTCATCCTCAATGTCATCCCGCGCAGCGTCGGCTCGTTCATAGACATGCTGCCCGCGATGGCTTCCCGCACGCCGGCCGGCGACGACCAGGCGCTCGTCGAGTGGATGTCCACCTGGACCGTTTTCTACTGGGCATGGTGGGTCTCGTGGACCCCCTTCGTCGGCCTATTCATCGCGCGAATCTCTCGTGGTCGCACCGTCCGCCAGTTCATCACGGGCGTACTCCTTGTGCCTTCGGTGATCTCGCTCGTCTGGTTCGCGGTGTTCGGTGGCGGAGCGATCGGGCTTCAGGAGCGCGCGGAGCAGGCACGGGATTCGGGCGGCATGCTCGCGCAGCTCGGGGAGCAAGGTGCGGACATCAACTTCGACACCGTCCTGTTCGACATGCTCGGACACCTCGGATTGCCGAGCATCATCCTCACGATCGTCACCGTCATCACGGTGGTGCTCATCGCGATCTTCTTCGTCACCGGTGCGGATTCTGCGTCAATCGTCATGGGGTCGCTTTCGGAGAACGGGGCCGAGGAACCCTCGAAGTTCAACGTCATATTCTGGGGTGTGTCCACCGGTGCCGTCGCGGCTGCGATCTTGCTCGCGGGTGGGGACCAGCCCGATGAGGCCCTCGAGGGGCTGAAGAACATCACGATCGTGTCGTCGGTGCCGTTCGTCATCGTATTGAGCATGCTGTGCGTGAGCATCTGGAAGGACCTTTCTCGCGATCCGCTGGTGATTCGCGAGGACCTTGCGAAGGCGGTGCTCGATAGCTCCGTGACGACGGCGATCCGCGCTCACGAGGGCGAGCCTTTCGTCATGCAGACGACGGAGGCGGAACTCGCCGAGGTCGAGCCCTCGCCGCTGGAACAGGATCCGTCGGTTGCCCCGGAAGACACGGATGAGGGACCTGCGACGTCATAGGCGAAGCCGCACTTCGAAACGGAAACGAACTGGTGCCCGGGTAGCTGGAGGTCAAGCTACTCGGGCACCATTCTTTGTCGCTAGTGCCGTCGTCTGCTGCTGAACACGTCGAATAGAACGCGGAAGGTCAGGGTTCCGGACACGGGAATGAGAATAAACCCGAAGAGCTGGAAGAGCGTGAGCGTCTCAGTGACCTTCGGCCCAGTCGAGCTCACCAAAAGTAGTACCGCCATGATGCCGAACACGCCGGCGAGAAAAGTGATCGCGGCGAAGTGGAGGAACTCGCGATACACGCGTCGGTCGTGTTCGTCCGCCATCGCCCTGACCCCGATGGAGAAGCGGTCCTCGGCGAGCGCTCGGGTCACGGTATCGGCACGCTGCACGAGGCCGTGCAATAAAGGTAGAGATTCGATGACCTCGTTTTCCACCGACTCCTTCACCGACTTCGGTTCGAGGCGGAACCTCATCGTCGCCGAGCCGAACTCGGTTGCGCTATCGAGGAGGTTGAATGAGGGATCGAGTTTGAGCAGGGTGCCCTCGGCTGCGCCCATCGCGCGCAGCGCGGACATGAGTTCGGCCGGAAGAGCGATGCCGTGAAGACTCAAAATCGTGAAGATCTCGGACAACGCCGATGGATCCATGCTCGACCCGGGGGCCAGGTGGTGCGCCATGAAGGCGCCGATTTCCTTTCGAAGCTCGACTTCGTTGACGCCCGGGGGAATCTCGACGAACGCCAGCACTGAATCGGCGAACGCGCGCGAATTGCGACGGGAGACGGCGAGAAAGACATCCGCAAGCCGGTGCCGCGTCTCGGAATCGATACGGCCAACGGATCCCAGATCGAGAAGTGCGGGGGAGCCGTCCGGGGTGATGATGACGTTGCCCGGGTGGAGATCCGAGTGGAAGACGCCGTCCTCGAGGATCTGCAGGAGGAGCGAGCGAAATACCGTCTCCGCGATCGTCTTCCGTGTGTCTGCGTCAAGAGAATCGAGCGCGGACGGCCGGCTCACGGTATTGCCCTCCATGAACTCCATGACGAGCACACGCTTTGTGCACCACTCTCGATAGCAGTGGGGGACCCTGATGCGATCGGCCGGCTTGTGACGATTCTGCGCCGACTCCATCGCTCGTAGGTTGGACGCCTCGACCCGGAAGTCCGTTTCCTCGCGGAGGCTCGCCGTCATGCTCGACACGACTTCTGAGACACCAACGTCGCGAGCCCACTCGGAGGATCCCTCGAGCCGTCGCGACAGTCGCATGGCGATGTCTGAGTCCCGCTCGATGAGCGGGACAATGCCGGGACGCTGCACCTTGACTGCCACCTTTTCGCCGGAGGCAAGCGTTGCAATGTGGACCTGACCGATCGAAGCGGTGGCGACAGGAGAGTGGTCGATGGAGGCGAAAATGTCGCCGACGGGTGCGGGCAGTTCCTCGTCGAGGACGGCGGAGATCTCCTCCCACGGAGTTGGTGGAATTTCCTGCTGGAGCAGGCTCAACTCGGTGAGGTAGGCGTCGGGGAGTAGGTCGCTGCGAGTCGACAGGAGCTGGCCGAACTTGATGAATGCGCCGCCGGCCTGCTCGCACGCGGCGCGCAGATTCGCAGCCTGCTCGATCCGCTTACGCTCGGCCTCGAGGCCCTTACCGTTGTCGATGCGGAATGGGATGAGGCCGTTGCGCGAGACAATCCGCATGAGCTGGGTATAGCGGCGTCCGCGCGAAAGCGTTTGGCGAAGTATTTTGCCCCATTGGTGGACGGCCGGCACCCGACCTTGCGGGACGACGATCTCGAGTAGTACGAGAATCGCAATCGTGACAAGCACGAGAATCCCGAACTGGACGGGAATGAGCGCGAAATTAGAGGAGTCCGACGGCCACACGACCTGGGACTCGAACCCGAGCTCGGCGCCCAGGCCGAGCACACCGGCAAAAAGAATTCTTCCGATGCCCAGGTCCGCACCGAGGATTCGCCGCGAGGCCACGATGATAAACGCCAGAAGCAGCAATGTCGCGACCGAAACGAGCACGACGTTGGTGACTATTCCGAAACTCACGCCGCGACCTCCCTTCGGACGGTAGGGCATTCCTGGGACGGCCAGGCGAGCGGCGGGGAATAGGGGGAACGTATACGCATTGTCCCTTCAGCCTAGCTATTCATGACGGCGGGCAGACTCAGATTTTCCGGCGAATTGGCCGATGCTTCCTCCTTCTTTCGGTTGATGTCGGGCAATGCGAACGTGTCGAGAATGGAGTTATCGGGCCGAGAAGGCCCAAGGACACACGTCGAAAGGAAAGTCATGCGTCGTCTCTACTACGCGGCATTCACGTACACTATTCTCGGGTTGCTCGGTGGGCTCTATTACCGCGAGCTGACCAAGGCTCAAGACTTCCCGGAGGACGGGTTCACCCAACTGAGCGTCGTCCACACGCATCTATTCGCCTTGGGACTGCTGGTCATGCTCGTAGTCCTGGCACTGGAGAAGTCTTTCGGCCTTTCGCGATCGAAGCTGTTCGACTGGTTCTTCTGGCTCTACAATGCCGGAATTGTCCTCACCGTGGGCATGTTGTTCGTCCACGGCACGATGACGGTGATGGGGACGGAAGAAGTTTCGCCGGCGATTTCCGGCATTGCCGGGCTCGGGCACATCCTGCTGACGATTGCGCTCGTTATTTTCTTCCTCGTTCTCGGCAAGGCGGTCAAGTCAGAGTCCACAATGCCGCAGAAGGTGTCCGCCTCGTAGCTCAGCGTGGTCCGTTAACCGGCACGAAGAGTTGGGACTGACGTCTTACGCGCCCCGCGGAGCCTAAGGGCTCGGCGGGGCGCGCTGGTTGTAGTCGGCGAGGACGTTGATGAGGGGGATAGAGGAGTCATGTTTCGCCCTAGGGCTTCTCACGATGCGTGCGTAGCCGGCGGACGAGGGAACCAACGAACGGTTTACTGGTAACAGTGCATATTCGTTCAGTGCATATTCGGCACTTGCACGTCGGTAGATCTGCCAGTACCCGCTCTCCCATACGACGCGCATTCAGGCCGGGTGTCGGGGGTCAACATAGCTACTCGTGAGTTACGATCCTGACGCGACACCGAATTATCGATAATGCCGCCCAAGGGAAACGTCGAACCTGTCCGGGGCAATGTTGAAATGTCGAACAATTTGGTTTGACAACAATTGCCCGAAGAAGTGCCCGTGGGTTTTGTAAGACTTGCGCGGCGGCGCTCGCTTTGCTCCGGGCCTTTGCGCTGTTAGATCGGTCTGGAGCGCCTGAGTCGCTGAGTTGAGCGTTGCCGATTCCTCTATTGGATCGTGACTTTTCGGATACCGTTCTGTTAGGTTCTCTGTCTGTGCCGCATTTCGCGGCGCCAGGATGTCAATCCGAAGGATGAGGATGAACCACAATCCGAACGCTGTCACCGTCACTGAACTTGTCGCACGCGTAGGGGGGGCTAGCCACGTCGGTAGTGCGCGTCGACATGCCAAAGGTGCGGCCGCTGGTCGCGGTCGCACAACTGCAGGAATCGTCGCCGGTGCCGCTATCGCTGGTGGAGCGGCAATCGCCGCCGCCCCCCTCGCCTCGGCCCAGTCAAGCGAATTACCGGCCAATGACCAAATTCAGCAGCTCGCGACCCAAGTTGTAAATGACGGCTTGGGTGACCAGCTGGCTCCGGTCGTCGATCAGTACGGCGAATATGCCGATGTGGCCGGGGTTGATCTCGGCTCGTTCGGGGCAGCCTTACCAGGCGGCGCGGCCCACGCACCGACTGTGGGCGCCGTGACGTCCAGCTTTGGCCCGCGGTGGGGCACCTTCACCAATGGCACCGACTTTGGAGCGCCGATTGGCACTCCACTGTATGCCGCAAAATCGGGCGTGATCGAGGAAGCTGGACCTGCATCGGGCTACGGATTATGGATTCGCATTCGGACCGATGAGGGCGAACTACTCGAATACGGCCACAACAATGAGAACTTTGTCCAGAAAGGGCAGCGTGTACAAGCCGGCGACGTAATTGGCACGGTGGGAAACCGGGGCGATTCGACTGGACCTCACCTGCACTTCGGAGTCCAAGACGCTAGCGGTAACTGGACCGACCCCGTTCCGTGGCTCGCGCGAAACGGCGTCATTGTCTAATTGAGGGAGCGGCTTTGTAGTTGGCGCTTTCTTAAGATGCCAACTTGTCCGCTGGGGAGGAACCTCTGAGAAATCAGGCACGGGTCCTCCCCTTGCTTTTGGCAGGCCGTCTCCAGTTGGCTCGCGCCGCGTTCCTCGCCCCGCCTGGTTGCCACTAGTTCGTGGGCATTAATCCTCCCCTCAAGACGAGGCGCCAAATATCTTGATTAATCGCCATATGGCGATATAATCGCCGTATGAGAAACGATGATATCGGCGATATTTCTCGCCTCGCAGAAGCGAGCGACGCGCTCGCGGCAGTATTTCATGCCTTGTCTGAACCAACGAGGCTCGCGGTGCTTGAGCACCTCTCGCGCGGCGAGCACCGCGTACGCGACATCGTTGAACATTTGCACCTCGCACAATCCACGGTGAGTAAACATCTCGCTTGCCTGCGAGAATGTGGTCTCGTTTCGGTTCGTGTCGAAGGTCGGGCGTCGTGGTTCTCGATCGCGGACGCGCCTCGCTTGGCGGCACTTATTTCCTCCGCCGAATCCCTGCTGGTTCATTCTGGAATCGCGCTGTCGCTCCGGGAACATCAGTCACATGACCACTCCGCAGGTCTACCTGAAACGGAGCTGTCATGAGCATTGGACACAACCACGGTGCAGGGCAATCCCACGGCCATGGGCACGATCACGCCTCGCCGACCGCGAACCCTGGAGCACGCCGCCGCTTGGCGATTGCTTTTGCAATTACGGCCCTCATCGTAATCGCGCAAGCAGTAGGCGCCGCCGTCACCGGCAGCCTCGCTTTACTCACAGACACGGCGCACGCGCTGGTCGACGCCTCCGGCCTGCTCGTGGCGCTCATCGCGGCCACGATGATGATGCGCCCCCCGAGCAGTAAACGCACCTGGGGCTTCGCGCGTATCGAGATTGTGGCCGCACTCGGGCAAGCGACATTGTTGCTGGTCGTCGGCACCTACACGGCGTTCGAAGGTATTACTCGATTATTCGATCCGCCGGAGGTGCCGTCGACCGAGTTACTGATCTTCGGCGTCATTGGCCTGATCGCGAACATCGTCGCCATGGCTGTTTTGCTGGGTGGGCGCAACTCCAATATGAATATGAAAGCCGCATTCCTCGAAGTGCTCAACGATGCGCTGGGATCGATCGGCGTAATCATCGCAGCTATCCTCATCTGGACCACCGGATTCCAGCAGGCAGACGCGCTCGCGGGGCTGTTCATCGCCGCGCTCATCGCACCGCGGGCGTTCCGGATCATGCGTGAATCGCTGCGCGTACTCATGGAATTTACCCCGCGCGATCTCGACCTCGACGAGGTTCGCGCGCGCCTACTTCGACTCGAGCACGTCACCGGCGTGCACGACGTCCACGCATCCACCATCGGCACAGGGCTCCCGATCTTGACTGCGCACTTGGTGATTCACGAAGAGTGCTTTAACTCTGGGCATGCGCCTGACATTCTTGAAAACGCACGCAGATGCCTCGACGACGTAAACGGGGCGGAGATTGAACACGCCACGTTTCAACTCGAAACGGCGAAGACCCACGCCTCGGAGAGCGCGACAGTACTCCACGAATAGCTGACATCGGTTCCCCGGCCGAATCATCGCCAAGGTTACGAAGGAAAACGGGAACCCTTCCACACCACCCCTGGCCATTTGTCGAAAGACAGAACGCGCGATTCGCGACGGTGCATCCGACACGCGGTCGTATTCTCAGATCTTGAGGCCGTGCTCAAATGAGTGAGCTCCAGTAGCTCCAAAAGCGCACGGCGATCAAGGCAGCGATGGCCAGAAACCAGCTGGTGATAATTGCACCCCGGTACTCGGTGAGCCCTCGAATAAGTCGATGTTCTTCACCGGCCGAGCTCTGTTGAACAAGCCGCAGCGTGTGCGTCGTGGTGTAAAGGAAAATCGGGATGGTCACGGCCCACACCACTATGCAGTACGGGCAGAGCGCCCCGATGACATACAGACTTTGGTAGATGAGCCAGTGAACGAAAATGACCGCGAAGGTCACTCCGAACTGGGATAGGACCCAGAACCAGCTTGCGAACCTCGCACCGGCCAATAGTGCCGCGCCAATTGTGGCCACAGTAGCGAATCCAGCAACACCAAGGACCGGGTTGGGAATGCCGAACGCCTCAGCCTGGGGCGTGGACATCACAGATCCACACGAAAGGACCGGATTGATCGAACAGCTCGGGACGTAGTCGGGGTTCTCAATGAGCGCGATCTTCTCTACCAACAGTGTCACCGCCATCGCGAGGCCGATAGCTCCGCCGATCAGAAGGACTACGGCCAGCCTTCGACTCTCTGCCGAGTTCTCGACAGTTCCGGTCTCGGCACGGCGAACGTCACTCGTCGAGTGCCGCATTGAGACTATTCTCCAAGTCGGCGGTCGTTTCTGGTGCGAGGCGCTCACCGTCGAGGAAGAATGTCGGCGTTCCTTGAACGCCGAGGTCCTGGCCGTCTTGCTGACTTTGTTCGACTCGCTCAATAATCTCAGGAGCCTCGAAGTCCACCGTGAATCGTTCCATGTCGAGACCAAGTTCCTCGGCGTATCCGAAGAACGTCTCCTCCTGCGATGTTTCTTGATGCCCCCACTCCTCGGGGGACTCAAACAAGCGCTGATACATGGCCTCGAACTGGCCTTGTTCCGCGGCGGCCTCTGCAGCCTGCGCCGCGCTGACGGAGTTGCCGTGAAGTGGCATATGGCGGACCACGAAACGCACCCTGTCACCGTACTTTTCGCGGAGCTGCTCGATCGTGGGATACAAGGCGATGCAGGCTTCACATTCGAAGTCTAGAAACTCGACGAACGTGGCTTCTGTCCCCTCCGACAGGATGGGGCTATCTTCTCGAACTAGCAGCTCCTGGCTAGGGGCACTCTCGGGCGCAGACGCGCCGTTCTCATCATCATTTCCGGTGAAAACGAAGAAGCCGACGAGCACCACCAGTGCGACAATAATTAGTGCACAGGAGAGCTTTGTACTTTTACTCAATGATCGACGCCTTCCGTGGGCCCACAAGACCAGGATA
It encodes the following:
- a CDS encoding vitamin K epoxide reductase family protein; translation: MRHSTSDVRRAETGTVENSAESRRLAVVLLIGGAIGLAMAVTLLVEKIALIENPDYVPSCSINPVLSCGSVMSTPQAEAFGIPNPVLGVAGFATVATIGAALLAGARFASWFWVLSQFGVTFAVIFVHWLIYQSLYVIGALCPYCIVVWAVTIPIFLYTTTHTLRLVQQSSAGEEHRLIRGLTEYRGAIITSWFLAIAALIAVRFWSYWSSLI
- a CDS encoding cation diffusion facilitator family transporter, giving the protein MSIGHNHGAGQSHGHGHDHASPTANPGARRRLAIAFAITALIVIAQAVGAAVTGSLALLTDTAHALVDASGLLVALIAATMMMRPPSSKRTWGFARIEIVAALGQATLLLVVGTYTAFEGITRLFDPPEVPSTELLIFGVIGLIANIVAMAVLLGGRNSNMNMKAAFLEVLNDALGSIGVIIAAILIWTTGFQQADALAGLFIAALIAPRAFRIMRESLRVLMEFTPRDLDLDEVRARLLRLEHVTGVHDVHASTIGTGLPILTAHLVIHEECFNSGHAPDILENARRCLDDVNGAEIEHATFQLETAKTHASESATVLHE
- a CDS encoding DsbA family protein; its protein translation is MSKSTKLSCALIIVALVVLVGFFVFTGNDDENGASAPESAPSQELLVREDSPILSEGTEATFVEFLDFECEACIALYPTIEQLREKYGDRVRFVVRHMPLHGNSVSAAQAAEAAAEQGQFEAMYQRLFESPEEWGHQETSQEETFFGYAEELGLDMERFTVDFEAPEIIERVEQSQQDGQDLGVQGTPTFFLDGERLAPETTADLENSLNAALDE
- a CDS encoding BCCT family transporter; translation: MRHSGRRAVNGVAGKAINILAIIATLFGSACSLGLGALQIGGGIVAGGFAENVGSSLLILIIAVLTACFVASAVSGIERGIQWLSNINMVLAVLLAVLVFVGGPTLFILNVIPRSVGSFIDMLPAMASRTPAGDDQALVEWMSTWTVFYWAWWVSWTPFVGLFIARISRGRTVRQFITGVLLVPSVISLVWFAVFGGGAIGLQERAEQARDSGGMLAQLGEQGADINFDTVLFDMLGHLGLPSIILTIVTVITVVLIAIFFVTGADSASIVMGSLSENGAEEPSKFNVIFWGVSTGAVAAAILLAGGDQPDEALEGLKNITIVSSVPFVIVLSMLCVSIWKDLSRDPLVIREDLAKAVLDSSVTTAIRAHEGEPFVMQTTEAELAEVEPSPLEQDPSVAPEDTDEGPATS
- a CDS encoding DUF2871 domain-containing protein, with product MRRLYYAAFTYTILGLLGGLYYRELTKAQDFPEDGFTQLSVVHTHLFALGLLVMLVVLALEKSFGLSRSKLFDWFFWLYNAGIVLTVGMLFVHGTMTVMGTEEVSPAISGIAGLGHILLTIALVIFFLVLGKAVKSESTMPQKVSAS
- a CDS encoding M23 family metallopeptidase, encoding MNHNPNAVTVTELVARVGGASHVGSARRHAKGAAAGRGRTTAGIVAGAAIAGGAAIAAAPLASAQSSELPANDQIQQLATQVVNDGLGDQLAPVVDQYGEYADVAGVDLGSFGAALPGGAAHAPTVGAVTSSFGPRWGTFTNGTDFGAPIGTPLYAAKSGVIEEAGPASGYGLWIRIRTDEGELLEYGHNNENFVQKGQRVQAGDVIGTVGNRGDSTGPHLHFGVQDASGNWTDPVPWLARNGVIV
- a CDS encoding ABC1 kinase family protein, translating into MSFGIVTNVVLVSVATLLLLAFIIVASRRILGADLGIGRILFAGVLGLGAELGFESQVVWPSDSSNFALIPVQFGILVLVTIAILVLLEIVVPQGRVPAVHQWGKILRQTLSRGRRYTQLMRIVSRNGLIPFRIDNGKGLEAERKRIEQAANLRAACEQAGGAFIKFGQLLSTRSDLLPDAYLTELSLLQQEIPPTPWEEISAVLDEELPAPVGDIFASIDHSPVATASIGQVHIATLASGEKVAVKVQRPGIVPLIERDSDIAMRLSRRLEGSSEWARDVGVSEVVSSMTASLREETDFRVEASNLRAMESAQNRHKPADRIRVPHCYREWCTKRVLVMEFMEGNTVSRPSALDSLDADTRKTIAETVFRSLLLQILEDGVFHSDLHPGNVIITPDGSPALLDLGSVGRIDSETRHRLADVFLAVSRRNSRAFADSVLAFVEIPPGVNEVELRKEIGAFMAHHLAPGSSMDPSALSEIFTILSLHGIALPAELMSALRAMGAAEGTLLKLDPSFNLLDSATEFGSATMRFRLEPKSVKESVENEVIESLPLLHGLVQRADTVTRALAEDRFSIGVRAMADEHDRRVYREFLHFAAITFLAGVFGIMAVLLLVSSTGPKVTETLTLFQLFGFILIPVSGTLTFRVLFDVFSSRRRH
- a CDS encoding ArsR/SmtB family transcription factor, coding for MRNDDIGDISRLAEASDALAAVFHALSEPTRLAVLEHLSRGEHRVRDIVEHLHLAQSTVSKHLACLRECGLVSVRVEGRASWFSIADAPRLAALISSAESLLVHSGIALSLREHQSHDHSAGLPETELS